Proteins co-encoded in one Ruegeria sp. YS9 genomic window:
- a CDS encoding VWA domain-containing protein: protein MDLADFHFIRGYYLLLLIPIFALWWRIRPRPMAETKRPSGIAPHLAEALLLGKEENRRVQPIDVAMIIAALVTLAASGPTWSRAPNPLIADTAPLVIALKVTDGMESSDLAPSRLDRARFKISDLINERAGARTALIAYAGTPHRVAPLTEDANILRPLLEGLTPEVMPKDGDAAADALALALSILDDSDGPGAVLFVLDDLDPSQVSGLNASNTDIFFLTMLPDGGRIAQLDNLQNASVVAFSYDDRDVTQLTRRIQSAYTAALDDDDRLDWQDKGWILAWPAALLSLLWFRKGWVVRWAILALIVLPTSGARAEGWRDWFFTPDQQGQIAMNQKRFGDAAEMFEDPYHKGYAYLRDGQYEKASSVFSTLDTPEAAFAEGMAQIRNREYRPAISAFETALERRPDWPEAQHNLDVSKAILDYVETTREQSDTGEEAGIGADDTVFDNDAARGSDTTVQAAKDRPQSLSADQWISMIDTDMQDFLKNRFLLENQEQTE, encoded by the coding sequence ATGGATCTGGCTGATTTCCATTTTATCCGAGGCTATTACCTGCTGCTTCTCATCCCCATCTTTGCGTTGTGGTGGCGGATCAGACCCAGACCGATGGCAGAAACCAAACGGCCGTCAGGGATCGCCCCGCATCTTGCCGAGGCCTTGCTGCTGGGCAAGGAAGAAAACCGGCGCGTCCAGCCCATTGACGTTGCGATGATCATTGCGGCGCTTGTCACATTGGCGGCCTCGGGCCCGACTTGGTCGCGTGCGCCCAACCCGCTGATCGCGGATACGGCTCCGTTGGTGATCGCTCTCAAAGTCACCGACGGCATGGAAAGCTCGGACCTTGCGCCATCCCGGCTGGATCGGGCACGGTTCAAGATTTCCGACCTGATCAACGAACGCGCCGGTGCTCGAACCGCCCTGATCGCCTATGCAGGAACCCCGCATCGCGTTGCCCCTTTGACCGAAGATGCGAACATACTTCGTCCGTTGCTTGAGGGGTTGACGCCCGAGGTGATGCCGAAGGACGGCGATGCCGCGGCCGATGCGCTTGCGTTGGCTCTGTCCATTCTGGATGACAGCGACGGTCCGGGGGCTGTGTTGTTCGTGCTGGATGACCTCGATCCATCTCAGGTATCTGGGTTAAACGCTTCGAATACTGATATTTTCTTTCTCACCATGCTGCCTGACGGTGGTCGTATTGCTCAGTTGGACAACCTCCAGAATGCATCAGTGGTGGCGTTTTCGTACGACGACCGGGACGTCACTCAACTGACGCGCCGTATCCAATCAGCCTATACAGCCGCCCTGGATGACGATGACCGCCTGGACTGGCAGGACAAAGGCTGGATTCTGGCCTGGCCTGCTGCACTGCTGTCCCTGCTATGGTTCCGGAAAGGCTGGGTGGTCCGATGGGCAATTCTGGCTTTGATTGTGTTGCCCACATCCGGAGCGCGCGCAGAAGGATGGAGAGACTGGTTTTTCACCCCTGACCAACAGGGCCAGATTGCGATGAACCAAAAACGGTTTGGCGACGCGGCCGAGATGTTCGAAGACCCATATCACAAGGGATATGCCTATCTCAGGGATGGTCAATACGAAAAGGCGTCGTCCGTCTTTTCCACGCTGGACACGCCGGAAGCTGCGTTTGCCGAAGGAATGGCCCAAATAAGGAACCGCGAGTATCGCCCAGCCATATCGGCGTTCGAAACCGCCTTGGAACGTCGCCCCGACTGGCCCGAAGCCCAACATAATCTCGACGTATCCAAAGCCATCCTGGACTATGTCGAAACGACGCGCGAACAGTCCGATACCGGCGAAGAAGCTGGCATCGGTGCAGATGATACGGTGTTTGACAACGACGCAGCACGCGGCAGTGACACCACGGTTCAAGCCGCCAAGGACCGGCCGCAGTCACTGTCCGCCGACCAGTGGATCAGTATGATCGACACCGATATGCAGGATTTTCTGAAAAACCGTTTCCTGTTGGAGAATCAGGAGCAAACAGAATGA
- a CDS encoding AI-2E family transporter — translation MTPDQKDIAVSPKLRLSVVRDTCIIATLIVLGLYAGANFLIPLAMALLVNVLIIALSDRVVALTRAPVWLANIAGVTVVLAGLFMIMYVLGSQATQFARSISTYENQFDGAVERVTGLVGNDVTTFIRDNLVSIDMSYVARILLGSATSLLNQFFLISLYVAFLMAERLAFRKKIQLAAGDPVAAAEFSAMLDAISVSLQRYVGVKTLISLITATISYTVFRSLGLEYAETWAVLTFALNFIPSIGSIIAVFFPAMIALVQFETIIPFLVIVLGCGTIQFLIGNFLDPAMLGRSLNMSTFLVILALTFWTTVWGLIGAFLSVPLTVCILIVFSHIPALRPVAILMSLDGRLGEDNSQAAAS, via the coding sequence ATGACCCCGGATCAAAAAGACATTGCGGTTAGTCCCAAGCTTCGACTGTCTGTTGTCCGGGATACATGCATCATCGCGACGCTGATCGTGCTGGGCCTCTATGCCGGGGCAAACTTCCTGATCCCGCTTGCCATGGCGCTGCTGGTCAATGTTCTGATCATCGCGCTGAGCGATCGCGTCGTCGCCCTGACCCGCGCTCCGGTCTGGCTGGCCAATATTGCCGGTGTGACCGTCGTTCTGGCGGGTTTGTTCATGATCATGTACGTGCTGGGCAGTCAGGCGACGCAGTTTGCACGCTCGATCAGCACCTATGAAAACCAGTTTGATGGTGCCGTCGAGCGTGTAACGGGGCTGGTCGGCAACGACGTGACCACCTTCATTCGTGACAATCTGGTCAGTATCGACATGTCCTATGTCGCACGCATATTGCTGGGCAGCGCCACCTCATTGTTGAACCAGTTCTTCCTGATCAGCCTTTATGTCGCCTTTCTGATGGCCGAACGACTGGCGTTTCGGAAAAAGATCCAACTGGCCGCCGGAGATCCTGTCGCCGCAGCCGAGTTTTCCGCCATGCTCGATGCGATTTCGGTCAGCTTGCAACGCTATGTCGGCGTCAAAACCCTGATCAGCCTGATAACGGCAACCATCAGCTATACGGTTTTCCGCTCGCTTGGTCTGGAATACGCGGAAACATGGGCCGTACTGACCTTTGCCCTGAACTTCATTCCTTCGATCGGTTCGATCATAGCGGTGTTTTTTCCGGCCATGATCGCGCTTGTTCAATTCGAAACGATCATTCCCTTCCTGGTCATCGTGCTGGGATGTGGAACGATCCAATTCCTGATCGGCAACTTCCTTGATCCGGCCATGCTTGGCCGATCCCTGAACATGTCGACCTTTCTTGTCATTCTGGCCCTGACCTTCTGGACAACGGTCTGGGGCCTGATCGGAGCGTTTCTGAGTGTGCCTTTGACCGTATGCATCCTGATCGTTTTCAGCCACATCCCGGCCCTTCGGCCGGTTGCCATACTGATGTCTCTGGATGGCAGATTGGGCGAGGACAACAGTCAGGCCGCAGCAAGCTAG
- a CDS encoding DUF4381 domain-containing protein, whose protein sequence is MSIDTTGKSLVDLLNMLEPAPEPTTISMVPQTWGWLALAVILLGFVGLVCVLFVRRRRANAYRHQALAELADPDITSAKVAEILRRTALVAYPRKQVAGIHGDDWLSFLSQTSDDSTFLSNIGQSLIEAPYKDLPPNRALTQLARHWVKSHKPHRGP, encoded by the coding sequence ATGAGCATCGACACGACAGGGAAATCTCTGGTTGATCTGTTGAATATGCTCGAGCCGGCACCGGAACCCACGACTATTTCGATGGTTCCACAGACATGGGGATGGTTGGCGCTGGCCGTTATACTGCTTGGGTTTGTTGGACTGGTCTGTGTTCTTTTCGTCCGGCGAAGGCGGGCGAACGCGTATCGACACCAAGCGCTGGCCGAGCTGGCAGACCCGGATATCACGTCGGCAAAGGTTGCCGAAATCCTTCGCCGCACCGCGTTGGTCGCATATCCGCGCAAGCAGGTTGCAGGGATCCACGGGGATGATTGGTTGAGCTTCCTTTCGCAAACATCTGATGATTCCACATTTTTATCGAACATAGGACAATCACTGATCGAAGCGCCGTACAAGGACCTGCCGCCAAACCGCGCCTTGACACAACTTGCTCGGCATTGGGTCAAGTCCCATAAACCGCATCGGGGACCGTGA
- a CDS encoding DUF58 domain-containing protein, with the protein MHQSSAYPDDPRIHVTADHLLRLELHSRALSFLPRQPARSILNGTHASRLRGRGLNFEELRNYQPGDDIRTIDWKVTARTGEPHVRVYTEEKDRPALLLVDQRVSMFFGTEVYMKSVIAAEAAAITAHRVLGQGDRVGGLVFNDTSVAEHRPQRRAAALMRFLSSIGAANSALHAALNPQPTVALNDMLAEAARMSQTNGLVCLFSDCDGLDERSESLLRRIAVSNDLIVFNIADKTAKGLAPDLKLTVSDGRDQIEIDSSDPELSGKIRKSMEDRLNHLHTWSRRYGFPVVPLTTAEPALDQLLYLFGHRRGQK; encoded by the coding sequence GTGCATCAATCCTCAGCATATCCCGATGATCCCCGCATTCACGTCACTGCGGATCACCTGTTGCGTCTGGAACTGCATTCCCGTGCCCTGAGCTTTTTGCCACGTCAGCCTGCCCGGTCGATCCTGAATGGAACACACGCATCGCGCCTGCGCGGACGCGGCCTGAACTTCGAAGAATTGCGCAACTACCAACCGGGCGACGACATCCGCACCATTGACTGGAAAGTCACGGCGCGAACCGGTGAGCCCCATGTCAGGGTCTATACCGAGGAAAAAGACCGCCCTGCCCTGTTGCTGGTCGATCAACGCGTTTCGATGTTTTTCGGAACGGAGGTCTACATGAAATCGGTCATCGCCGCCGAAGCTGCCGCAATCACCGCGCATCGCGTTCTTGGCCAGGGCGATCGTGTCGGTGGTCTGGTCTTCAACGACACAAGCGTTGCGGAACACAGGCCGCAGCGCCGCGCTGCTGCGCTCATGCGGTTTCTGTCATCCATCGGGGCTGCCAATTCGGCCTTGCATGCTGCCTTGAACCCGCAACCCACCGTGGCTTTGAATGACATGTTGGCGGAAGCCGCGCGCATGTCCCAAACCAACGGGCTGGTTTGCCTGTTTTCCGATTGTGACGGGCTTGACGAAAGATCGGAATCCTTGCTGCGCCGCATTGCGGTCTCAAACGATCTGATCGTGTTCAATATTGCTGACAAAACAGCAAAGGGACTGGCGCCCGATCTGAAACTCACGGTCTCGGACGGGCGCGACCAGATCGAAATCGACAGCTCCGACCCCGAATTGTCCGGGAAAATTCGCAAGTCCATGGAGGACAGGTTGAACCACCTGCATACATGGTCCCGGCGATACGGTTTTCCCGTTGTTCCTTTGACAACCGCGGAACCCGCCCTGGATCAGTTGCTGTATCTGTTCGGGCATCGCAGGGGGCAGAAATGA
- a CDS encoding acetoin utilization protein AcuC yields MKRPLFIGSDIYRNSTYGSKHPLAIPRVSTVIDLCRELGWLTSENYRVSPCAKPSVLERFHTPDYIAALQKAEADQHVTDETRDKYGLGTLSNPVFAEMYRRPATAAGGSMLAAELIRDGGIVFNPAGGTHHGLADRANGFCYLNDPVLAIQTLLNAGLDRVVYVDIDAHHCDGVELAFRGSDRVRMISVHETRRWPFTGQLEEDAGGAAFNLPVPRHLNDDEFAAVLDQLILPATEAFKPQAIVLQCGADAVAEDPLSRLTLSNNAHWRTVAALKQLSARFLVLGGGGYNPWSVGRLWSGVWATLNDFEVPDTLDDAPQKILRDLTWSRAAGQAPQPHWLNSLRDAPNPGPIRQEVKDDLRRLTARH; encoded by the coding sequence ATGAAGCGCCCCCTGTTCATCGGATCCGATATCTACCGCAACTCGACCTACGGTTCAAAACACCCGCTGGCCATCCCGCGGGTTTCAACTGTCATCGATCTGTGTCGCGAACTGGGATGGTTGACCTCCGAGAACTACCGCGTCAGCCCCTGCGCAAAGCCAAGTGTATTGGAAAGGTTCCATACGCCGGACTATATCGCCGCCCTGCAAAAGGCGGAAGCGGACCAGCATGTCACGGACGAAACACGGGATAAATACGGTTTGGGGACGCTGTCGAACCCGGTCTTTGCCGAGATGTATCGCCGGCCGGCAACCGCCGCCGGTGGTTCCATGCTGGCCGCCGAACTGATCCGGGATGGAGGGATCGTTTTCAACCCTGCGGGCGGTACGCATCACGGCCTTGCGGACCGGGCGAACGGGTTTTGCTATCTGAACGATCCGGTTCTGGCGATACAGACCCTTTTGAACGCTGGCCTGGATCGCGTGGTCTATGTCGACATCGACGCCCATCATTGCGATGGGGTTGAACTTGCGTTTCGCGGGTCGGACAGAGTCCGGATGATCTCGGTGCATGAAACGCGGCGGTGGCCGTTCACGGGCCAACTTGAGGAAGACGCCGGTGGCGCGGCCTTCAACCTGCCGGTTCCAAGACATCTAAATGACGACGAATTCGCCGCCGTTCTGGATCAATTGATCCTGCCAGCCACCGAGGCGTTCAAACCGCAAGCGATTGTCCTGCAATGCGGGGCCGATGCCGTGGCCGAAGACCCGCTTTCGCGTTTGACCCTGTCCAACAACGCGCACTGGCGAACGGTCGCGGCGCTGAAACAGCTTTCGGCACGTTTTCTGGTTCTGGGCGGCGGAGGGTACAACCCCTGGTCCGTAGGGCGATTGTGGAGCGGCGTTTGGGCCACCCTGAATGACTTTGAAGTTCCTGACACACTTGACGACGCTCCACAGAAAATCCTGCGGGATCTGACCTGGAGCAGGGCCGCAGGACAGGCGCCTCAACCCCACTGGCTGAACAGTTTGCGAGACGCGCCAAACCCCGGCCCCATACGACAGGAAGTGAAGGACGATTTACGTCGCCTCACCGCCAGACATTGA
- a CDS encoding MoxR family ATPase, whose product MNALNQILDLKARMSQSIIGQTEVIDRLLIGMLANGNLLIEGLPGLAKTRAVKAMARNLDAEFSRIQFTPDLLPSDVTGTEVFQQTDEGGTFHFEHGPIFANIVLADEINRAPAKVQAALLEAMEERQVTVSGTTHKMEPLFIVMATQNPIEQEGTYPLPEAQMDRFLMHVQITYPPVEDEVEVIRLVRGEEIAAGKGASSEPPPTIPQDAVFAARSEIGQIHVSDAMDRYMADLVQATRTPAAFSAELASWIEIGASPRASLALDKCGRAHAWMNQRDYVDPADIRAIAHDVFRHRITLSFEAQGNAKTADDVIAEILRLVALP is encoded by the coding sequence ATGAATGCACTTAATCAGATACTTGATCTCAAGGCCCGCATGAGCCAGTCCATCATAGGGCAAACCGAGGTCATCGACCGACTGCTGATCGGGATGCTGGCCAACGGAAACCTTCTGATCGAAGGTCTGCCCGGATTGGCCAAAACACGTGCAGTCAAGGCAATGGCACGCAATCTGGACGCGGAGTTCAGCAGGATCCAGTTCACGCCTGATCTGCTGCCTTCAGACGTGACGGGAACCGAGGTGTTTCAACAAACTGATGAGGGCGGCACCTTTCACTTTGAACACGGGCCGATCTTTGCCAACATCGTACTCGCTGACGAGATCAACAGGGCACCGGCAAAGGTGCAGGCCGCTTTGCTGGAAGCGATGGAAGAACGGCAGGTCACGGTTTCCGGAACCACCCACAAGATGGAACCATTGTTCATCGTGATGGCAACCCAGAACCCCATTGAACAAGAAGGCACCTATCCCCTGCCCGAAGCGCAGATGGACCGGTTCCTGATGCATGTTCAGATCACCTATCCGCCGGTCGAAGACGAGGTTGAAGTGATCCGGCTGGTACGGGGCGAAGAGATCGCCGCCGGGAAAGGCGCGTCAAGCGAGCCACCACCGACGATCCCGCAGGACGCCGTTTTTGCAGCGCGTTCGGAAATCGGGCAGATCCATGTTTCGGATGCAATGGACCGCTATATGGCCGATCTGGTTCAGGCGACCCGGACGCCTGCGGCGTTCAGCGCAGAACTGGCCAGCTGGATCGAAATCGGCGCCAGCCCGCGTGCCTCATTGGCATTGGACAAATGCGGTCGGGCGCATGCGTGGATGAACCAGCGTGATTATGTGGACCCTGCGGATATTCGAGCCATAGCACATGACGTGTTCCGTCACCGCATCACGCTGAGCTTCGAAGCGCAGGGGAACGCCAAAACGGCAGATGACGTGATCGCGGAAATCCTGCGTCTCGTCGCGCTGCCCTGA
- a CDS encoding VWA domain-containing protein, translated as MFSFSAPWVFLLLPLPVLVYAIAPPRRETTASIRIPFFRRVAQAACVEPQSGSMIRTRARLQTASAALIWILLVLALARPERLGDPVVMEKSARDVVLALDISGSMDQRDFQTGSGAPMQRLDAVKEVLKQFISERDGDRMALIIFGTRAFIQAPFTEDLNSLNGFLDQTQVGMAGPNTALGDAIGLGIRTFESSEVDQRLMIVLSDGADTSSRMTPVNASAIAAEKNVVVYTIGVGDPNATGEDRVDLQALKDIADRTGGEYFFADDATALEQTYERIDSLNPRIVETQSYRPKQSLAHIPLLFALIVILVSMAGFHFSQRHQGAV; from the coding sequence ATGTTTTCCTTCTCTGCGCCTTGGGTGTTTTTGCTCCTGCCGCTGCCGGTGCTGGTCTACGCCATTGCTCCGCCCCGGCGGGAAACAACCGCGTCCATTCGCATTCCGTTTTTCCGCCGCGTAGCCCAGGCGGCCTGTGTCGAGCCGCAATCCGGGTCAATGATCCGAACCCGGGCCCGGCTGCAAACAGCAAGCGCCGCCTTGATATGGATTCTGTTGGTTCTGGCGCTGGCGCGTCCGGAGCGTCTGGGCGATCCCGTCGTGATGGAAAAATCAGCCCGCGATGTGGTTTTGGCACTGGATATCTCTGGCTCGATGGATCAGCGCGACTTTCAGACCGGATCCGGTGCCCCGATGCAAAGGCTGGACGCGGTCAAAGAGGTTCTGAAGCAATTCATCTCTGAAAGAGATGGTGACAGGATGGCGCTGATCATCTTTGGAACACGCGCATTCATTCAAGCGCCTTTCACGGAAGATCTGAACAGTTTGAATGGGTTCCTGGACCAAACTCAAGTTGGCATGGCAGGTCCGAACACCGCTTTGGGCGATGCCATAGGACTTGGCATTCGAACCTTTGAATCCAGCGAGGTTGACCAGCGCCTGATGATCGTACTCAGCGATGGCGCCGATACGTCCAGTCGCATGACACCGGTCAATGCTTCGGCCATTGCTGCGGAAAAGAACGTGGTTGTCTATACGATTGGTGTCGGAGACCCGAATGCCACGGGCGAAGACCGCGTCGATCTTCAGGCATTGAAGGACATAGCCGATCGCACAGGCGGAGAGTATTTCTTTGCCGACGATGCAACGGCCCTTGAACAGACCTATGAACGCATTGATTCACTGAACCCCAGAATTGTGGAAACGCAAAGCTATCGCCCCAAACAAAGCCTTGCCCATATTCCGTTGCTATTCGCGCTGATCGTCATTTTGGTCAGCATGGCCGGGTTTCATTTCTCACAGCGACACCAGGGGGCCGTTTGA